The proteins below are encoded in one region of Segatella copri:
- a CDS encoding NfeD family protein — translation MEYLSHNLWLVWTSVMFICLILELSSGDFYVTCFAIGALISIPVALVGAPFWVQVVVWAICSMLSIWLVRPHLLKSLHKGGEDRRSNADALAGQIGEVTEMIPAGGYGRVKLDGDDWKAEVPHLAEPLAVGDKVRILGHESIILKVEKV, via the coding sequence ATGGAGTATTTATCTCATAACCTTTGGCTGGTATGGACGTCGGTGATGTTCATCTGCCTCATCTTAGAGTTGTCTTCTGGCGATTTCTATGTTACTTGTTTTGCCATTGGTGCGCTCATCAGCATTCCTGTGGCATTAGTAGGAGCACCTTTCTGGGTGCAGGTAGTGGTTTGGGCTATCTGCTCTATGCTTAGCATCTGGTTGGTTCGTCCGCATCTGCTGAAATCGCTACACAAGGGTGGGGAAGACCGCCGCAGTAACGCCGATGCGCTGGCAGGACAGATAGGGGAAGTGACCGAGATGATTCCTGCCGGAGGATATGGTAGAGTGAAGCTGGATGGAGATGATTGGAAAGCGGAAGTTCCGCATCTTGCCGAACCGCTTGCTGTAGGCGATAAGGTTCGAATCTTAGGTCACGAATCTATCATCCTCAAGGTAGAAAAAGTTTAG
- a CDS encoding peptidylprolyl isomerase — MKKIIRLLTLALLTVPVTTFAQSEGNQNTSEPAGKVVASKPDSLLDWETPHDPTCPQVLLETSMGNILVALYNDTPKHRDNFLKLVNSGYYDGCIFQRVIKNFMIQGGDYSCRKVNMEKPQKFDVNYTVPAEIIYPKYYHKRGQLCAAREGDDENPTKASASTDFYITWGRNFSPRQMEYYVEKLKRDGKYYAIPSEQLQKGYIKHGGVPHLDNGYTVFGEVLEGMDVVDKIQNVATDKANNDRPLTDVIILKAKQMK, encoded by the coding sequence ATGAAGAAGATTATCAGATTATTGACACTCGCTCTTCTTACGGTGCCTGTTACGACATTCGCTCAGAGTGAAGGCAATCAGAACACATCAGAACCAGCCGGAAAAGTTGTGGCGTCTAAGCCCGATTCTCTGCTCGACTGGGAAACACCGCACGATCCAACTTGCCCTCAGGTGTTGCTGGAAACTTCGATGGGCAACATTCTCGTGGCTCTCTACAACGATACTCCCAAGCATCGGGATAATTTCCTGAAACTTGTCAATTCGGGCTATTATGACGGTTGCATCTTTCAGCGTGTCATCAAGAATTTCATGATTCAGGGTGGCGATTATTCATGCAGAAAGGTGAACATGGAAAAGCCGCAGAAGTTTGATGTAAACTATACGGTTCCGGCAGAAATCATCTATCCTAAATATTATCATAAGCGCGGACAGCTCTGTGCTGCTCGCGAAGGAGATGATGAAAATCCGACCAAAGCTTCGGCGTCTACTGATTTCTACATCACCTGGGGCAGAAATTTTTCTCCACGGCAGATGGAATATTATGTAGAAAAACTGAAACGGGACGGCAAGTATTACGCCATTCCTTCAGAACAGTTGCAGAAGGGCTACATCAAGCATGGTGGTGTTCCTCACCTTGACAACGGCTACACTGTATTCGGAGAGGTGCTTGAAGGCATGGATGTGGTTGATAAGATTCAGAATGTGGCTACCGATAAGGCGAACAACGACAGACCTCTCACGGATGTCATCATCCTGAAAGCCAAGCAGATGAAGTAA
- a CDS encoding UDP-N-acetyl glucosamine 2-epimerase — protein MKKICIVAGARPNFIKVAPVIRAIRNAQEVGNEISYQLVYTGKEDDPTLESSLFDDLGIQKPDAYLGVDCPNMNELTGQVMGQFERYLQQNATDVVIVVDDLASTMAVAIVTKKQGVQLAHIAAGTRSFDITMPKEINRLVIDGLSDILFTAGISNNSIANKEGAELSKVYMVGNVLIDNIRFLQSKMQRPEVMDEFHLKEGEYMVLTLNRKAIVNNIDEMKSLISVIDEEARQAGVKVIAPLRGKALGFVLAFKAYQEESNHQSGIQVVQPLNYLSFAYLTAHAKGVITDSGNVAEEATFNGVPCITLNSYTEHIETVKVGTNELVAEDPELLKQSMQKLLKGEWKKAGIPDRWDGRSAERIVQILAE, from the coding sequence ATGAAGAAAATCTGTATCGTTGCAGGTGCAAGACCTAACTTTATCAAGGTTGCGCCCGTAATTAGAGCAATTCGTAATGCTCAGGAAGTTGGTAACGAAATCAGCTATCAGTTGGTTTACACAGGAAAAGAGGATGACCCGACTTTGGAATCTTCTCTTTTCGATGACTTAGGCATTCAGAAACCGGATGCTTATCTCGGCGTAGACTGTCCAAACATGAACGAACTTACCGGACAGGTGATGGGTCAGTTTGAGCGCTATCTGCAGCAGAATGCTACAGATGTTGTCATTGTGGTTGATGATCTGGCTTCAACCATGGCTGTGGCTATTGTTACCAAGAAGCAGGGTGTGCAGCTTGCTCATATTGCAGCCGGAACCCGCAGTTTTGACATTACCATGCCAAAGGAAATCAACCGTCTGGTGATTGATGGCTTGTCAGATATTCTCTTTACCGCTGGCATTTCAAACAACAGCATCGCCAACAAGGAAGGTGCAGAATTGTCTAAGGTTTACATGGTAGGAAATGTGCTTATCGACAACATCCGCTTCCTTCAGTCTAAAATGCAGCGTCCTGAAGTCATGGACGAGTTTCATCTGAAAGAAGGTGAATATATGGTTTTGACCTTGAACCGCAAGGCCATCGTCAATAACATTGATGAGATGAAATCACTCATTTCTGTCATAGATGAAGAGGCGCGCCAGGCTGGAGTGAAGGTGATTGCTCCGCTTCGAGGCAAAGCCTTGGGCTTCGTGCTCGCATTCAAGGCTTATCAGGAAGAGAGTAATCATCAGAGTGGAATCCAGGTGGTTCAGCCGCTCAATTATCTGTCGTTTGCTTATCTTACAGCTCACGCCAAAGGTGTGATTACCGATTCGGGTAATGTGGCTGAAGAAGCTACCTTCAATGGGGTTCCTTGCATTACGCTCAACAGCTATACTGAGCATATTGAAACCGTAAAGGTGGGTACAAACGAACTGGTTGCTGAAGATCCGGAGTTACTGAAGCAATCTATGCAGAAACTTCTGAAGGGTGAATGGAAGAAAGCGGGCATTCCTGACAGATGGGATGGCCGCTCAGCAGAAAGAATAGTCCAGATTCTCGCTGAATAG
- a CDS encoding M48 family metallopeptidase has protein sequence MKKFKVLVLTVVAVLALSSCGTTQTVPLTGRTHRISVSDEQVLSLSNQEYTKYMASAKKSTNAANTAMVQRVGKRLANAVELYLKQNGFEADVKNYSWEFNLVQDKSANAFCMPGGKIVVYEGLLPYTQNETGLAIVLGHEIAHAVAKHSAEQLTKQQNQQTGTSILGTVLNQTVGNGVGNVASAVAGQYFSFRNLKYSRDNETEADYMGLIFAAMAGYDPQQAIPFWKRMSQGSSSNQSDIFSDHPSDAKRIAALQKEMPTALKYYKPQTTYKVGSTSKTSTTKKTSRKKKTTTRRR, from the coding sequence TTAAGGTTTTAGTTTTGACGGTTGTGGCAGTCCTTGCGCTGTCATCTTGCGGCACTACTCAGACGGTGCCTCTGACCGGTCGCACTCATCGCATCTCTGTATCCGATGAGCAGGTTCTCAGTCTGTCTAATCAGGAATACACAAAGTACATGGCTTCTGCCAAGAAGTCGACCAATGCAGCCAATACGGCGATGGTTCAGCGGGTAGGAAAAAGACTTGCCAATGCTGTTGAACTCTATTTGAAGCAGAACGGATTTGAAGCCGACGTGAAGAATTATTCATGGGAATTCAATCTGGTACAAGATAAGTCTGCCAATGCATTCTGTATGCCTGGCGGTAAAATCGTGGTTTATGAAGGACTTTTGCCTTACACTCAGAATGAAACCGGTTTGGCAATCGTTTTGGGTCACGAAATAGCTCATGCTGTGGCTAAACATAGTGCTGAGCAGCTCACCAAACAGCAGAATCAGCAAACCGGTACAAGTATCCTGGGAACTGTATTGAACCAGACAGTAGGTAATGGTGTAGGTAATGTGGCAAGTGCAGTTGCCGGACAGTATTTCTCATTCCGCAATCTGAAGTATTCCCGTGATAATGAAACCGAGGCAGATTACATGGGGCTTATCTTCGCTGCCATGGCAGGTTACGATCCTCAGCAGGCCATTCCTTTCTGGAAGAGAATGTCACAGGGCTCAAGCAGCAATCAGAGTGATATTTTCAGTGATCACCCTTCAGACGCCAAGCGTATTGCAGCCTTGCAGAAGGAAATGCCTACTGCGCTGAAGTATTATAAACCTCAGACAACTTATAAGGTAGGTTCTACGAGCAAGACTTCTACAACCAAGAAGACCAGTAGAAAAAAGAAGACTACAACCCGCAGAAGATAA
- a CDS encoding SPFH domain-containing protein → MNIGIYVLVALVALALVVVKKTIVIIPQSETKIIERLGRYFATLKPGINIIIPFIDHAKDIVAMRNGRYLYTNSIDLREQVYDFDRQNVITKDNIQMQINALLYFQIVDPFKSVYEINNLPNAIEKLTQTTLRNIIGEMELDQTLTSRDTINTKLRAVLDDATNKWGIKVNRVELQDITPPESVLQAMEKQMQAERNKRATILTSEGEKEKQRLLSEGEKAAIVNKAEAAKQQAILNAEGEATARIRKAEAEAIAIQKITEAVGQSTNPANYLLAQKYISMMQEVAQGKDNKVVYLPYEATNLLGSIGGIKDLFKG, encoded by the coding sequence ATGAACATAGGAATTTATGTGCTGGTGGCTCTAGTAGCACTTGCACTCGTAGTAGTTAAGAAAACCATCGTCATCATCCCTCAGAGTGAGACGAAAATCATAGAGCGTCTCGGACGATATTTTGCTACGCTCAAGCCGGGTATTAATATCATCATTCCTTTCATTGACCATGCCAAGGATATTGTGGCGATGAGAAACGGAAGATACCTTTATACAAACAGCATCGACCTTCGTGAACAGGTCTACGATTTCGACCGTCAGAATGTAATCACTAAGGATAATATCCAGATGCAGATAAATGCGTTGCTCTATTTCCAGATTGTGGACCCATTCAAGAGTGTGTATGAAATCAACAATCTGCCAAACGCCATAGAGAAACTGACCCAAACTACCTTGCGTAATATAATAGGTGAGATGGAACTTGACCAGACTCTTACCTCCCGCGATACGATTAACACCAAACTCCGTGCAGTTTTGGATGATGCAACCAATAAGTGGGGAATCAAGGTAAACCGAGTAGAATTGCAGGATATTACACCTCCAGAGAGTGTGCTCCAGGCGATGGAAAAGCAGATGCAGGCTGAACGCAACAAGCGTGCTACTATCCTGACTTCTGAAGGTGAGAAGGAAAAGCAGCGCCTGCTCTCAGAAGGTGAGAAGGCTGCCATCGTGAACAAGGCTGAGGCTGCCAAACAGCAGGCTATCCTGAATGCAGAAGGTGAGGCTACTGCCCGCATCCGTAAGGCTGAGGCCGAGGCTATTGCCATTCAGAAGATTACGGAAGCTGTAGGACAGAGTACGAATCCTGCCAACTATCTCTTGGCCCAGAAATACATCAGCATGATGCAGGAAGTGGCTCAGGGTAAGGATAATAAGGTGGTTTATCTGCCATACGAGGCAACCAATCTCTTGGGCTCTATCGGAGGAATCAAAGACCTTTTTAAGGGATAA